The following are encoded in a window of Candida dubliniensis CD36 chromosome 4, complete sequence genomic DNA:
- a CDS encoding catalytic subunit of the COP9 signalosome (CSN) complex, putative (Similar to S. cerevisiae RRI1;~In S. cerevisiae: catalytic subunit of the COP9 signalosome (CSN) complex that acts as an isopeptidase in cleaving the ubiquitin-like protein Nedd8 from SCF ubiquitin ligases; metalloendopeptidase involved in the adaptation to pheromone signaling), translated as MTCLDELACLLELKPDTIRSNSRNSKIKTIDLYQQNETIGEPSQDQDKFYRLPAMDPVVRDKKPWKQDVNYFNKCYISSLALMKMCIHAQTGGSIEIMGMLVGKISGHAIIVMDTYRLPVEGTETRVNAQNEAYTYMVEHLTERQQLSNGRNEENIVGWYHSHPGYGCWLSGIDVSTQSLNQGFQDPYLAIVVDPVKTLKQGKVEIGAFRTYPEGSQQSSANRIKKNQNKPHNNANQKILPKSKQKDFGSHADKYYGLDIEIFTSSWDDKVIEMLKDEDSLTWMKNLLVDSNNDKVLGIKKDEIRYIELIKNYELISQGNYNADEGGTIFDLIEQLKKQANASKLMLNKITNMQLDPNFESVLYKRLLKKSQKSSTTTKKNKRDLATDIDDETMLDESDLEKNVSTGGIETSVSSDDDEEEEGEGEEEEEEEEENAPSKNENEDDKNQVDEVDSDDEDDDLLQEVSALEKYNFDERYANESTNRFIHPKQKMKHKNRPMMSEWRRFGHQNQQIPPDYMYQWSSNSANLAKASKINRRKERLARLEGPNIEDKKQFELGQQGSPESRAKSANLVKLAKSIGLNEVFDLITLDAQQKLFG; from the coding sequence ATGACTTGTTTAGATGAATTGGCTTGTTTATTGGAATTAAAACCAGACACAATACGCTCCAACAGCAGGAACAGCAAAATAAagacaattgatttatatcaaCAGAATGAAACAATTGGAGAACCTTCTCAAGATCAAGATAAATTTTATCGATTACCAGCAATGGATCCTGTTGTGAGAGATAAAAAGCCTTGGAAACAAGATgtaaattatttcaataaatgttatatatcatcattagCATTAATGAAGATGTGTATTCATGCACAAACAGGGGGATCGATTGAAATTATGGGGATGTTAGTTGGCAAAATCCTGGGTCATGCAATAATTGTTATGGATACTTATCGATTACCTGTAGAAGGTACTGAAACACGAGTGAATGCTCAGAATGAGGCGTATACATATATGGTTGAACATTTAACTGAACGACAACAATTACTGAATGGAagaaatgaagaaaatataGTTGGATGGTATCATAGTCATCCTGGATATGGATGCTGGTTGAGTGGGATTGATGTTAGTACTCAAAGTTTGAATCAAGGTTTCCAAGATCCTTATTTGgctattgttgttgatccAGTGAAAACTTTAAAACAAGGTAAAGTAGAGATTGGGGCATTTAGAACGTATCCTGAAGGATCACAACAATCACTGGCAAATAGAatcaaaaagaatcaaaataaacCCCATAATAATGCCAATCAGAAGATTTTACCTAAATCAAAGCAAAAAGATTTTGGTAGTCATGCTGATAAATATTATGGTTTagatattgaaatattcACTAGTTCATGGGATGATAAAGTTATTGAAATGTTAAAAGATGAAGATTCATTGACTTGgatgaagaatttgttGGTTGATAGTAATAATGACAAAGTATTAGGGATTaaaaaagatgaaattagatatattgaattgattaagAATTATGAATTAATTCTGCAAGGAAATTATAATGCTGATGAAGGAGGAACAATTTTTGATCttattgaacaattaaaGAAGCAAGCGAATGCATCTAAATTGATGCttaataaaataacaaatatgCAACTTGATCCAAATTTTGAAAGTGTTTTGTATAAGCGATTGTTAAAAAAATCCCAGAAGTCAagtaccaccaccaaaaaaaataaaagagaTTTGGCCACAGATATAGATGATGAAACTATGTTAGATGAAAgtgatttggaaaaaaatgTGAGTACTGGTGGTATTGAAACTAGTGTAAGttctgatgatgacgaagaGGAAGAAGGGGAGggggaagaagaagaagaagaagaagaagaaaatgcCCCAtctaaaaatgaaaacgaAGATGACAAGAACCAAGTCGATGAAGTGGattctgatgatgaagatgacgaCTTGTTGCAAGAAGTTAGTGCATTAGAGAAGTATAATTTTGATGAGCGCTATGCAAACGAATCTACAAACAGGTTTATTCATcccaaacaaaaaatgaagCATAAAAATAGACCTATGATGTCAGAATGGAGACGTTTTGGGcaccaaaatcaacaaataccACCAGATTATATGTATCAATGGTCAAGTAATAGTGCCAACTTGGCCAAAGCAAGTAAAATCAATCGCAGAAAGGAAAGACTTGCTCGATTAGAGGGACCGAATATTGAAGATaagaaacaatttgaattggGACAACAGGGAAGTCCCGAATCAAGAGCTAAAAGTGCAAACTTGGTTAAATTAGCTAAATCAATTGGCTTAAATGaagtttttgatttgataacATTAGACGCTCAACAGAAACTATTTGGATGA
- a CDS encoding RNA-binding protein, putative (Similar to S. cerevisiae RIM4;~In S. cerevisiae: putative RNA-binding protein required for the expression of early and middle sporulation genes): MKLEVSSCSSNSSESSTTSDLIESFPPLETTVSPKENINSLYSNNQWRDKIDSASSTLSSTTGKLKEKFTAKLAIDSVGEMSAPNKASELNSAYVRGRPSACVFVASLCSNMSDDALCVSVTEHFKQWGTLATVKVLRDTCNRPYAFVQYTTDSDSKLAIEKGHNSVLDGRNIRCEAAKVNRTLFVSSKSFLSKSIIEDRLSNFGEIEELLPSTSKGELYNSAIETRGYKNWFCKFTYRDDAIRAYANLTEEGIYKVDWTQNIDKSNAPRNDNEPEQESVKVKFDKYSIFVGQLSPNVSEGQLSQRFERHGEIVDLNLIKRTNNTFAFIKFKRESSAAGAVERENHSMFCGKTMHVQYRETHIHAPMRTRSSYNNGIPLAPPPINLNKKSFTKNDYVKSKGTIEMSKPKFNSYPSNSFNKGFNKLKQFKSFRPASFEKKFGNTKTESTWHASQLNLKGEVSESNQVDKKVNGNSGISSAPNDSRGSGASSRNNSTNSFPPPPPTTTAPGFPLFYYVPADNVNFANSSSTNTPPFYNVYPQYYPATAAAATALAAAAAAAAATGGTNGSLPYDTPGCPPSGVANVVAGSPEFTSIASHPSYGIANYMYYPTETEMNINDKKV; the protein is encoded by the coding sequence ATGAAATTAGAAGTACTGTCTTGTAGTTCCAATTCAAGTGAATCTTCCACCACAagtgatttaattgaatcgTTTCCACCATTAGAAACAACTGTATCTCCtaaagaaaatatcaaCTCATTATATTCCAATAATCAGTGGCGCGACAAAATTGATTCAGCTTCATCTACCTTGTCTAGCACCACGGGTAaactaaaagaaaaatttaccGCAAAACTTGCTATTGACAGTGTGGGGGAAATGTCAGCACCAAATAAGGCGTCTGAGTTAAACAGCGCTTATGTTAGGGGACGTCCTTCTGCTTGTGTCTTTGTCGCTAGTTTATGTTCCAATATGTCTGACGACGCACTATGTGTTTCAGTGACAGAACATTTTAAACAATGGGGTACATTAGCCACAGTCAAGGTTTTGCGTGACACTTGTAACCGCCCTTATGCTTTTGTTCAATACACTACTGATAGTGATTCTAAATTGGCCATTGAGAAAGGCCACAACTCAGTGTTGGACGGAAGAAATATTCGGTGCGAGGCGGCTAAAGTCAATCGCACCTTGTTCGTGTCCTCTAAATCGTTCCTTAGCAAAAGCATAATTGAAGATCGGTTGTCAAATTTTGGTGAGATCGAGGAGTTGCTTCCCAGTACATCCAAGGGAGAACTATATAACTCTGCTATCGAGACTAGGGGTTATAAGAACTGGTTTTGTAAGTTTACTTACCGTGATGATGCTATTAGAGCTTACGCCAATTTGACGGAAGAAGGTATCTACAAAGTTGATTGGACACAGAATATTGACAAATCCAATGCACCACGAAATGATAATGAGCCTGAACAAGAGTCCGTAAAAGTCAAATTTGACAAATATTCTATATTTGTCGGCCAATTAAGTCCCAATGTATCTGAGGGACAACTTTCACAAAGGTTTGAAAGACATGGTGAAATTGTcgatttaaatttgattaaaagAACAAACAACACTTTTGCgttcatcaaatttaaaagaGAGTCTAGTGCTGCTGGTGCTGTTGAAAGAGAAAACCATTCTATGTTTTGTGGCAAAACGATGCATGTGCAATATCGTGAAACTCACATCCATGCTCCAATGCGTACTCGAAGCAGCTACAATAATGGTATTCCATTAGCTCCACCTccaatcaatttgaataaaaaatcatttacCAAAAATGATTATGTCAAATCTAAGGGTACAATCGAAATGTCCAAACcaaaatttaattcttaTCCTTCGAATAGCTTCAATAAAggttttaataaattgaaacaattcaaGAGTTTTAGACCTGCtagttttgaaaaaaaatttggcaATACCAAAACCGAGAGTACTTGGCATGCATCACAATTAAATCTTAAAGGTGAAGTTTCAGAGTCGAATCAAGTTGATAAAAAGGTTAATGGGAATAGTGGTATTCTGAGTGCTCCAAACGATAGCAGAGGAAGTGGTGCCAGTTCAAGAAATAACAGCACCAACAGTTTCCCACCCCCACCACCCACTACAACTGCACCAGGGTTCCCATTGTTCTATTATGTTCCTGCTGATAATGTTAATTTTgccaattcttcatcaacaaatacaCCTCCATTTTATAATGTTTATCCACAATATTATCCTGCAACTGCTGCTGCCGCCACTGCCTTAGCCGCCGCTGCTGCTGCCGCTGCTGCAACAGGTGGTACTAATGGGAGTTTACCGTATGATACACCAGGTTGTCCACCTTCTGGTGTAGCGAACGTAGTTGCTGGAAGTCCTGAATTTACTCTGATTGCTTCACACCCTTCCTATGGGATTGCTAATTATATGTATTATCCGACTGAAACGGAGATGAatataaatgataaaaaagtttga
- the ECE1 gene encoding cell elongation protein, putative (In C. albicans: encodes protein containing eight 34-residue repeats; expression specific to hyphae, increases with extent of elongation of the cell; regulated by Rfg1p, Nrg1p, Tup1p, Cph1p, Efg1p, Hog1p, farnesol; may contribute to biofilm formation: Nobile et al. (2006). PLoS Pathog 2(7):e63; Nobile and Mitchell (2006). Cell Microbiol 8(9):1382-91;~possibly Candida-specific), which produces MKFSKIACAAAFVLSSQAAIIHHAPEFNMKRDIATADPVVAEPDVSVAANVDTSIAKRSIIGILTAILNNVPQIINVITTIIKSITGNKREDIDSVVSGVIADMPFVVRAVDTALTSVASTKRDGTNDDVTNAIVRLPEIVAPVATGVQQTVENAKRDGVEDIGLNIVANSPRLVSDVIGGVSETVKQAKRDNAEDILTKVLQELPDIISKVSNSTLKNSPPFKRDANTVTLSKLIKKSIETIGVENAAKMVSKRDISSLIAEYFEEA; this is translated from the coding sequence atgaaattttccAAGATTGCCTGTGCTGCCGCTTTTGTTTTATCTTCTCAAGCTGCTATCATTCACCATGCTCCAGAATTCAACATGAAAAGAGACATTGCGACTGCTGATCCTGTTGTTGCTGAACCTGACGTTTCTGTAGCTGCTAATGTTGACACTTCTATTGCGAAAAGAAGTATTATTGGAATTCTCACAGCAATTCTTAACAATGTTCCACAAATAATCAATGTCATCACGACTATTATCAAATCTATTACAGGAAACAAGAGAGAAGATATTGATTCTGTTGTTTCTGGTGTCATTGCTGATATGCCATTTGTTGTTAGAGCTGTTGACACTGCCTTGACATCTGTTGCTTCTACCAAAAGAGATGGAactaatgatgatgttaCTAATGCCATCGTCAGATTGCCAGAAATTGTTGCTCCTGTTGCTACTGGTGTTCAACAAACTGTCGAAAACGCCAAGAGAGACGGTGTTGAAGACATCGGTCTTAATATTGTTGCCAATTCCCCAAGACTTGTTTCTGATGTTATTGGAGGTGTCCTGGAAACTGTTAAACAAGCTAAAAGGGATAATGCTGAAGATATTCTTACCAAGGTTCTTCAAGAACTCCCAGATATTATTTCTAAGGTATCCAACTCTACATTGAAAAACAGTCCACCATTTAAAAGAGATGCAAACACAGTCACTCTTAgcaaattgatcaaaaaaagtattgaaACGATCGGTGTTGAAAATGCTGCTAAAATGGTTTCAAAAAGAgatatttcttctttaattgCTGAATACTTTGAAGAAGCTTAG